TGGCGCGGAAACGGTCCACACTCCATATCGGCCCGCGCGTGATGCGCGTCAACTGGTCATAAAACGCCGCGAGGTCCGGGTCGTCGAAACGATCGCGCGCGCCGCGCAACAGGTCAAGGTAGCCGTCGGGTATGTCGCGCTTGAAGTGGCCGATGTGCCAATTGTTGAGGTCTTTGGCCGGCAAGCGCGCGAGCAACGGCTCCGAGAGCGCGTGGTAATCAACGATATAGGGCTCCGGCCCCGCGTAATAACCCTTGAAACCCGTTGCGCCGTACGCCGAAACGTGCGCGCCCCTCGCGCGCAGCATGCGCCCGTCGTCCGCCCATTCATGACGGACTTCCCAGCCGTTTTCCGGCCCGCGCAGCAGCCCCGTCGCGTGATAGTAGAAGCCGCGCTGGTCGCTGACGCCGCGCTCGTCGCGGAAAGCATTGCCCGCCTGCGTCAGGCGGTCCTGGCCATAGCCGGCGTCCGTGAGCACAATCGGATACGGCGACATGAAGCATAACAGGCCCAGCACCATCACCGCCGCCGTGGCGTGCCTGAATTGCAGAGGCGCGCGCGCCAGCAGCGCCGCCGCCACGAGCAGCGTCGCGGTCAGATAGCGCCCGGCCATGAAGTCGCCGCCAATGCGCACGGTGTAGGCCGTATACAGCGCCGCACCGAGTGCGGGGGCCCACGCGCGGCGGTCGCGCAATGCAAACGGCAGACCAAACCCGCACAGGACCACGGCCAGCGACTGCGGGTCGATCTCCGCCTGGCTTATGAAATAGGCAAGACCCTGCCGCGCCAGGCTGGCGGCGGGGATGCCCGTGTTGAGCTTCGCGTAGGCCGTGTTCGGGAACGGGAAACCGTAATAGGCCAGGGAGAAGGCCTCCCAGGCCACAAACGGAAGCAATCCGCACGCGGCGGCGAGGCAGCCGCGCCAGGACCGTGTCTTGACGGTCAGGTAGACCAGCGCGGGCAGATACAGGAGCAGCGTGTCCATGCGCGTGAGCGCAGCAAGCCCCGCCAGCAGCGAGAGCGGCAGCACCTTCCGCGCATCGGGCCGATTACTGAAAAAGACCGCCAGAAATGCCGCCAACAGCAGGTGAGTCAGGGGGTTTTCCAGTCCCGACGTGCTGTATTCGACGAACGCCTTCGAAAACGCGAGCGCAGCAAGCGCGGCGACCGCGGCCGAGGGCGATTCCGCGAGGAAGAGCACGATCAGGACCGCCGTTGCAAGCGTGATCACGAGGCTTAACACCTGCGCGGTGACAAAAACCTCGTGCGTGAACGCATAGACGGCGGCGAGCAGCAGCATCCAGAGCGGGTGCGTGAACGCCTGGACACGTTCGGCCGTATTCCAGCGCGGGCCGTAGCCGCTTACGAGGTTGTCCACGGTGCGGAACGTGATGTAGGCATCGTCGCACAGCCACGACGCGCGCACCGCGACGGCCATGAACCCGGCAAGAAACAGGACGATCAACAAACCGCCCAGAAACCGGCCATACCATGTGCCCCGAGATTCGATACTCCTGCTCCTGCTCGCGGCTCAGGACGCCGCGCCGTTCTCGTCGTCCAGATAACCGATGGCTTCCAGTTGGCGCCGTTCCTCTTCCGAGAGTGCCGCATGTTGCGGCGTGGGCGGCGCTTTCGGGTGATCCTGCACCCAGGTTTCCACGAACTGGCGCATCGGCGCCATTTCCGCGGCGTGCCGCCGCGACTGGTCCGTGCGGATACCCTGTTCGCGCCCGCCGCGCGCCTGCAACTCTTGCGGCGGCAGGCCCTGATGGGACGCGCTATTGTCGAAATATTTCCACGCGGCAGCGTAGGCGCCCACCTTCGACGCGCCGCGGAAATCGGTTTCCGTGATAAAGTACTCCGGCAACGCGGCCGTTTCCACTGCGCCGTCCATCAGCGGCTTCAACGACACCCCTTCGACAGATTCCGGCACGGGCGCGCCCGCGTATTCGAGCAGCGTCGGCAGCAGTTCCAGCAACCGCACCGGTTGTGCGATCCGGGCACGGGCCGGTTTCCAGCCCGGCTGATACAGGATCCATGGAACCACTACCTGCGACTCGTAGAGCAGCCAGCCATGGTAAAGCGACTTCGCGACGCCGGGGTGGTCGTCGAGCCCTTCCCCGTGGTCACTGAGGATTGCAAACAAGGTGTTTTCCCAGCCGTGGAGCTTGCAGAGCGCCTCGATGAACCCCGCCGTGTCGTCCGTCAATTGCCTCACGGACTGCAAGTACTTCGGGTACCGCTCGCCCGCGGACAGGAACATGCCCTGGTATTCCGGGCGGCGCAGCGTGTAGTCGTCGCGCACATACCACTCGTGGATTTCCATCAGGTTCAACTGCGCGAAGCAGGGGCCTTGCGCGTGCCGCCGGGCGAAATCCAGCGTTGCCTCATACAACTGCGGAGCGGACGGCAGCGGCACGCGCCCGCGCACGTTGTCGCCGTGGGCCTCCTGCATCCAACTGAAAACCACGTCGCTCTCGATGTACTCGTCAAAACCCAGGTGGAAGTTGTAACTGCGGTTCAGGTTCGGGTTGGCGGTTGCGCCGAAGGTGGCGTAGCCGCGCCGTTTCAGGAGCATGCCGAGCGTGTCGAAGCGGCTGTCCAGGATTTCATTCCGCTCGAGGTAGAGGCCAAGGTCGCGAGGGTAGCGCGATGTCAGGAACGACCCGATCGATGGGCGCGTCCAACTGCACTGCGCCACGGCCCGCTCAAACAACACGCCTTGGGCAGCCAGCGCGTCCAGCTTCGGCGACACTTCATGCGGGCAGCCATAGCAGCCCAGTTTGTCGGCCCGCAGCGTGTCCAGCATGATCAGGACGATGTTCGGCGGCGTATTCGACGAAGACGCGCCCAAGGCCGGGACAGGCCCTTCCCCGGCTTTCGGCGCATCGTCAGGCGGGGGACCGCACCCCGGCCCCGCGGCCGCGCCCAAGCCGGCCAGCGCTGCATATGAAAGGAAATCCCTGCGTGTGATGGCGCCCATGCGACACTCTCAGCAACCCCAAGTTTCGCGACAGTATACCTTGAACGGCGGTGCAAGCGAAACGGCGTGGACAACGCGACAGCGGCGTTTCCGCCGTTTCATAGGAGGAGTACGCGAACAAAACGAGAATACATTGACAGCTCCGGTGTGGCGCGTTATCATGATTTTGCTGCAAGCGCAGACCCGTTCAGGAACGCTTTTATTGGTGAGGAAAGCGCGCCTGTGCGCGGGAAGAAAGGGGGTAGTTGTGAAGGTGCTCGTGGCGGATGATGACTCCGTAATGCGAAAGCTGCTTGAACGGCAACTTTCCGAATGGGGGCATGAGGTGTGCACGGCCCGGGACGGCACGGAAGCGTTACGGCACATCGAGAATCAGCCTGAACTGGACGTGCTCCTTCTGGACTGGATGATGCCTGGCCCGGACGGGCTGGAGGTGTGCCGGCTTGCGCGGCAACTGGAGCGCAGCCACTACGTCTTTATCGTGCTCATCACGTCCCGCAGCGGCAAGGAAGATTATCTGGCGGGCATGTCGGCGGGCGCCGACGACTTCGTGACCAAGCCGGTGGATACGGACGAACTCCGGGTCCGCATGTATTCCGCGGAGCGGGTGATCCGCTTGAAAACGGAGGCACAAGTGCAGGCGGCCATCGCGGCGGAACTCCGCGAACTGGACGCCATGAAATCAGCGTTTATCAGCCTTACCTCGCATGAGTTGAGAAGTCCCCTGGCGATCATCATGATGGACCTGGATTTCCTGACCATGCAAGAGGCGTTGCAGCGGGACGACCTGCAGGAAGTGGTGGGTCTTGCCTCGAAAGCAGCGGAACGGCTCTGCCGTATCGTCGAGGAGACACTGAAAGCGAGTAAGGATGGGAATTACAGCAAGGGGCTGAACCTGGAACCCGTGGATGTGCATGCGCTTGTGCGCGAAACCGTGGACGAAGTGATGCCCTTTGCCGCTCTCCGGTCTCAGCAGATACACATGCAAATAGAACCAGACCTTCCCGGAATCATGATGGACGCGCCCAAAATTCGAGATGCCTTGGCCAATTTACTCATGAATGCCGTCAAATTCACGCCAGACGGCAAGGTGATAGATGTCAAGGTGGTTCGAGAGTACTCGGGGGCCGTCGTTTTTTCCGTTACCGACCCGGGAATTGGCATCTGCGACGCCGACAAGCCGCACATTTTTGAGCACCTCTTCTCCACGTTGAACATCATGCATCATTCGTCGGGTTTCTACGAGTTTGGAAAGCGCGGCATTGGCCTGGGATTGGCCATCGTGAAGAACTTTGTGGAATTGCACGGCGGGTCAGTGGGATTTGAAAGCACGGAAGGCCAAGGGTCCTGTTTCCATTTTACGGTCCCCGTGATTTCCTGACACCGTGAGCCGTGACGATGTCGCGTGCGTGGAACGACGGGACATCGCCGGTGTGAGTCGTAGTCGGAACCCGGACTCGGGCGCAAGGAACGAAGGGAAAGCCAGTAATGAGCGCCGACAGAGACGCGAGGCTGAGGCAAAGATTCCGAGCCGCCTCGAATGTGATCGGGCTTCTTGTAATGGCCGCGGGCGCGGTTGTTCTCCTGGGCTGGGCGTTGGATATTGCCCTGCTAAAGAGTCTCGTCCCCGGCCACGTTACCATGAAGGCGAATACCGCCTTCTGTTTCGTTCTCCTGGGAAGCGCCCTCTGGCTCTTGCAGGAACGTGTCCCGCATTCCCGATTCATGAACGGCCTGGGGCATCTTTGCGCGGCCTTCGCCATGGTGATTGCCGTCTTTACGCTGCTCGAATATATCTCGGGTCTTCAGTTCGGCATTGATGAAGTGCTCTTTCTCGATGATGAGCATGCGGTTCATACCTTTAGCCCGGGCCGCATGGCATCCATAACCGCCATCGGTTTCCTGCTGATGGGGCCGGCGTTGTTGTTGACGCATCGTCAGACCGCGCGCGGTTTCCGCTATTCCGATGCTTTCGTGCTCCTCGCCTTTCTTGTGGTCCTGTTTCCGTTGACTGGCTATCTCTACGGCATTACCGTTCTGGTTGAATTCATGCATCCGCATACGGCGATGGCGGCACACACGTCGATCCTGTCCCTGCTGCTGTTGCTGGGCATTCTCTTCATGCGGCCGGACCGCGGTTTCATGGTGCTGGCCACGGCCGGCGGCGCGGCCGGCATCATGATGCGCGTGCTGCTTCCGGCCACCGCGGTCGCGCTGCTGCTCATGGGCTGGGCCCGCATGCTGGGCGAGCAGGTGGGCTTGTACACGTCCGAGTCGGGAACGGCGCTGTTTGTAGTATTCCGGGTGGTCTTGCTCGGCGCGCTCATTGTTTGCGTCACGGTTCTGGTCCGGCGCCTGGAGCGTGTCCGCGACGAGGCGCAACGGGATCTGGAGGAAGCGAATCTCAACCTGGAGCAACGCGTGCGGAAACGCACGCGGGAGGTGGAAGAGTCCAACAAGTCGCTATTGGAAGAGGTGCGGCACAGGGCGCAAGCGGAAGAGGCGCTGCGCGACAGCGAGGGGC
Above is a window of Candidatus Hydrogenedentota bacterium DNA encoding:
- a CDS encoding response regulator, which gives rise to MRKLLERQLSEWGHEVCTARDGTEALRHIENQPELDVLLLDWMMPGPDGLEVCRLARQLERSHYVFIVLITSRSGKEDYLAGMSAGADDFVTKPVDTDELRVRMYSAERVIRLKTEAQVQAAIAAELRELDAMKSAFISLTSHELRSPLAIIMMDLDFLTMQEALQRDDLQEVVGLASKAAERLCRIVEETLKASKDGNYSKGLNLEPVDVHALVRETVDEVMPFAALRSQQIHMQIEPDLPGIMMDAPKIRDALANLLMNAVKFTPDGKVIDVKVVREYSGAVVFSVTDPGIGICDADKPHIFEHLFSTLNIMHHSSGFYEFGKRGIGLGLAIVKNFVELHGGSVGFESTEGQGSCFHFTVPVIS
- a CDS encoding sulfatase, translated to MGAITRRDFLSYAALAGLGAAAGPGCGPPPDDAPKAGEGPVPALGASSSNTPPNIVLIMLDTLRADKLGCYGCPHEVSPKLDALAAQGVLFERAVAQCSWTRPSIGSFLTSRYPRDLGLYLERNEILDSRFDTLGMLLKRRGYATFGATANPNLNRSYNFHLGFDEYIESDVVFSWMQEAHGDNVRGRVPLPSAPQLYEATLDFARRHAQGPCFAQLNLMEIHEWYVRDDYTLRRPEYQGMFLSAGERYPKYLQSVRQLTDDTAGFIEALCKLHGWENTLFAILSDHGEGLDDHPGVAKSLYHGWLLYESQVVVPWILYQPGWKPARARIAQPVRLLELLPTLLEYAGAPVPESVEGVSLKPLMDGAVETAALPEYFITETDFRGASKVGAYAAAWKYFDNSASHQGLPPQELQARGGREQGIRTDQSRRHAAEMAPMRQFVETWVQDHPKAPPTPQHAALSEEERRQLEAIGYLDDENGAAS